In Corynebacterium endometrii, one DNA window encodes the following:
- a CDS encoding MBL fold metallo-hydrolase: MKIDKIVTSGKFCLDGGEWDVDNNVYIIGGADGVYVVDPSHDLDAVEEAVAGRPVRGVLLTHAHNDHCELAPAASERFDCPVYLHPDDDMLWRESNGDAPYETLADNQQFEVSGQKLAVFHTPGHTPGCVVFHLPSEDILLSGDTLFNGGPGATGRKYSDFDVIIESLRNVVFHLPRETKVLPGHGDETTIGAEAARIDEYIARGY, encoded by the coding sequence ATGAAGATCGACAAGATTGTCACCTCGGGAAAGTTCTGCCTGGATGGCGGGGAATGGGATGTGGACAATAACGTCTACATCATCGGCGGCGCGGATGGCGTCTACGTGGTGGATCCTTCCCATGACTTGGACGCCGTGGAAGAGGCCGTGGCCGGCCGGCCGGTTCGCGGGGTGCTGTTGACCCACGCGCACAATGATCATTGTGAGCTGGCGCCGGCGGCGTCGGAACGCTTTGATTGCCCGGTGTACTTGCACCCCGACGATGACATGCTGTGGCGCGAATCCAACGGCGACGCGCCCTACGAGACTCTGGCCGATAACCAGCAGTTCGAGGTCTCCGGACAGAAACTCGCCGTGTTCCACACGCCGGGCCACACCCCGGGCTGCGTGGTCTTCCACCTGCCGTCCGAGGACATCCTGCTTAGCGGCGATACCCTCTTCAACGGCGGGCCGGGCGCAACGGGGCGCAAGTATTCCGATTTCGATGTGATTATCGAGTCCCTGCGCAACGTGGTCTTCCACCTTCCGCGCGAGACCAAGGTGCTTCCGGGGCACGGCGATGAGACCACCATCGGCGCGGAGGCCGCCCGCATCGATGAATACATCGCCCGCGGGTACTAG
- a CDS encoding DUF559 domain-containing protein produces the protein MDNRQLQKYASGKLVDLRKIATNDERKHRHLYSGYLRRLSPAFGIYKPDYDALSFNDRERLRLLAHSQGLPSSILVLNSAARWHGLWVIGDDAIEATTRNGKLPLRNRWYGRRYYSILLRREHWGQYFGVRCTNPARTCIDIARIHGFRAGLVAMDSFLARGHNIHKLRSTLSNVGRLKGIATARRCVNLAISNSGSPWESVVRADLLDCGIAMEVEAQKKILNYYADICIDGWLVVEVDGNVKYDGTFGDPTSAIVDERRREKEITNAGYRVLRLSPQQLASPDALIEMVRRELSFGPLRRRPAV, from the coding sequence ATGGACAATCGACAATTACAAAAATACGCATCAGGAAAGCTCGTGGACCTTCGCAAGATAGCGACCAACGACGAGCGAAAACACAGGCATCTTTACAGTGGATATCTCAGGCGGCTGTCCCCGGCATTCGGAATCTATAAGCCGGATTATGACGCCTTGAGCTTTAACGACAGGGAGCGTCTGCGGTTGCTGGCCCACAGTCAGGGACTTCCGAGTTCGATACTCGTTCTGAATTCCGCCGCGCGCTGGCACGGGCTGTGGGTTATAGGAGACGACGCGATAGAGGCCACCACCCGAAACGGGAAACTGCCGCTGAGGAACCGGTGGTATGGAAGACGGTATTACTCAATCCTCTTGCGCAGGGAGCATTGGGGACAGTATTTCGGAGTCAGGTGCACGAATCCCGCGAGGACGTGCATTGACATTGCTCGGATACATGGGTTCCGGGCGGGCCTCGTAGCAATGGATAGCTTCCTGGCGCGGGGACACAACATCCATAAACTCCGTTCAACGCTCTCCAACGTGGGCAGGCTCAAAGGAATCGCCACGGCTCGGCGGTGTGTGAACCTCGCGATTTCCAACTCCGGTTCGCCGTGGGAATCGGTAGTTCGCGCGGACTTGCTGGATTGCGGGATAGCTATGGAGGTCGAAGCGCAGAAGAAGATCCTCAACTACTACGCCGATATCTGCATTGACGGGTGGCTTGTCGTGGAGGTAGACGGCAATGTGAAGTATGACGGGACTTTCGGCGACCCAACGAGCGCTATCGTCGATGAACGCCGTAGGGAGAAGGAAATAACCAACGCCGGGTACCGCGTCTTGAGGCTATCGCCCCAGCAGTTAGCATCGCCCGACGCACTTATTGAAATGGTCAGGCGCGAGTTGAGCTTTGGTCCCCTGCGGCGAAGGCCCGCGGTCTAA
- the rfbA gene encoding glucose-1-phosphate thymidylyltransferase RfbA, translating to MKGIILAGGSGTRLYPITKGISKQLMPVYDKPMIYYPLSTLIQAGIREILIITTPEDRTAFERLLGDGSHLGIMLSYAVQPRPEGLAQAFIIGEDFIGDDSVALVLGDNIFDGHGFSTALAECRNPDGGTIFAYEVSDPQRYGVVEFDAGGNALSIEEKPSEPRSNFAVVGLYFYDNSVADIARGIAPSARGELEITAVNEEYLRRGKLAVKRLQRGDVWLDTGTVDSMSEASAYIEVLQKRTGAVIGSPEVAAYREGFISREALVQLAEELDKSGYGAYLRTAARED from the coding sequence ATGAAAGGCATCATCCTCGCCGGCGGCTCCGGCACGCGGCTGTACCCCATCACCAAGGGCATATCCAAGCAGCTCATGCCGGTATATGACAAGCCAATGATCTACTACCCGCTGTCCACGCTGATCCAGGCTGGCATCCGGGAGATCTTGATTATCACCACCCCAGAAGACCGGACGGCGTTCGAGCGCCTCCTGGGCGACGGCTCACACCTAGGCATCATGCTCTCCTACGCCGTGCAGCCGCGGCCCGAGGGCTTGGCCCAGGCCTTCATCATCGGCGAGGATTTCATTGGTGATGACTCCGTGGCGCTGGTGCTGGGTGACAACATCTTCGACGGCCACGGGTTTTCCACCGCGCTTGCCGAATGCCGGAATCCGGACGGCGGCACCATCTTTGCCTACGAGGTTTCCGACCCCCAACGCTACGGCGTCGTGGAGTTCGATGCGGGCGGCAATGCCTTGTCCATCGAGGAAAAGCCGTCTGAGCCACGGTCCAATTTCGCCGTGGTGGGCTTGTACTTCTATGACAACTCCGTGGCGGACATCGCGCGGGGGATCGCCCCTTCCGCGCGCGGCGAGCTAGAGATTACCGCCGTCAACGAGGAATACCTGCGCCGCGGGAAGCTGGCGGTCAAGCGCTTGCAGCGCGGCGACGTGTGGTTAGACACCGGCACCGTGGACTCCATGTCCGAGGCTTCCGCATACATCGAGGTGCTCCAGAAGCGCACCGGCGCGGTCATCGGTTCCCCGGAGGTTGCCGCCTATCGCGAGGGGTTCATCTCCCGCGAGGCCTTGGTCCAACTGGCCGAGGAGCTCGACAAATCCGGTTACGGCGCGTACCTGCGCACAGCGGCACGCGAGGACTAG
- a CDS encoding sugar nucleotide-binding protein — protein sequence MIDGLKIFDLDVHGDERGWFKENWQRSKQLEQGLPDFGPVQNNISFNAERGVTRGLHAEPWDKYISVATGSVMGAWCDLREGSPTYGHTYTHRIDAATAVFVPRGVANGFQALEDNTTYTYLVNAHWSPDAAYSFVNLDMIDWPLEPTEVSEKDKHHPQLADAVPVPPRKILVTGANGQLGRALKAVYGDAAHVEYCTRAEFDITNPPARDWAQYQAIINCAAFNDVNGAEERRAEAWAVNASAPAKLATIASEHNLTLVHVSSDYIFDGTRELHTEEEIPSPLSLYGASKAAGDTAAQTTPKHYVIRTAWVFGEGKNFIRTMADLAAKDVEPRVIHDQRGRPTYAEDLAKAIKHLLETGAEYGVYNVTSGGDAVGRDEIAMAAFIAVGKDPAGVHPVTTQQYREIAGPEADRPAESTLDLSKIEATGFTPMNWRAAVALYLALG from the coding sequence ATGATTGACGGCTTAAAGATCTTTGACCTCGACGTTCACGGGGATGAGCGTGGTTGGTTCAAGGAGAATTGGCAGCGCTCCAAGCAGCTGGAGCAGGGGCTACCGGACTTCGGCCCGGTGCAAAACAATATTTCCTTCAACGCCGAGCGCGGGGTAACCCGCGGGCTGCACGCCGAGCCCTGGGATAAGTACATCTCCGTAGCCACCGGTTCCGTGATGGGCGCGTGGTGTGACCTGCGCGAGGGCTCCCCCACGTACGGGCACACCTACACCCACCGCATCGATGCGGCCACGGCCGTGTTCGTGCCGCGGGGCGTGGCCAATGGCTTCCAGGCTCTGGAGGACAACACCACCTACACCTACCTGGTCAACGCGCATTGGTCTCCGGACGCGGCCTATAGCTTTGTGAACCTCGACATGATTGACTGGCCGCTCGAGCCCACCGAGGTTTCCGAAAAGGATAAGCACCACCCACAGCTGGCGGACGCCGTGCCGGTGCCGCCGCGTAAGATCCTGGTAACGGGCGCAAACGGTCAGCTTGGGCGCGCACTCAAGGCGGTCTACGGCGACGCGGCGCACGTGGAATACTGCACGCGCGCGGAATTCGATATCACCAACCCGCCGGCGCGGGACTGGGCCCAGTACCAGGCGATCATCAATTGTGCGGCGTTCAACGATGTTAACGGCGCCGAGGAGCGCCGGGCCGAGGCGTGGGCCGTCAACGCTTCCGCCCCGGCGAAGCTCGCCACGATCGCCTCCGAGCACAACCTCACGCTCGTGCACGTCAGCTCCGATTACATCTTTGACGGCACCCGCGAGCTGCACACCGAGGAGGAAATCCCGTCCCCGCTAAGCCTTTACGGTGCGTCCAAGGCGGCCGGCGACACGGCCGCGCAGACCACGCCCAAGCACTATGTCATCCGCACCGCCTGGGTCTTCGGCGAGGGCAAGAACTTCATCCGCACCATGGCGGACCTGGCCGCCAAGGACGTGGAGCCGCGGGTCATCCACGACCAGCGCGGGCGCCCCACCTACGCCGAGGATCTGGCCAAGGCCATCAAACACCTCCTCGAGACCGGTGCGGAGTACGGGGTATACAACGTGACCTCGGGCGGTGACGCGGTGGGGCGCGATGAGATAGCGATGGCGGCGTTTATTGCCGTCGGGAAAGATCCCGCGGGCGTGCACCCCGTGACCACGCAGCAGTATCGCGAGATTGCCGGGCCCGAGGCGGACCGCCCGGCGGAATCCACACTGGACCTTTCGAAGATCGAGGCCACCGGATTTACCCCAATGAACTGGCGCGCCGCCGTGGCGCTGTACTTGGCATTAGGCTAG
- the rfbB gene encoding dTDP-glucose 4,6-dehydratase, protein MSSPQKLLVTGGAGFIGANFVHLLRRERPSWEITVLDKLTYAGNPANLEGTDARLVEGDICDSDLVDRLVAAADVVVHFAAESHNDNSLSNPRPFIDTNLVGTFTLLEAARKHDKRFHHISTDEVFGDLALDDPARFTEQTPYAPSSPYSASKAGSDHLVRAWIRSFGLAATISNCSNNYGPYQHIEKFIPRQVTNILSGLPAKLYGTGAQVRDWIHVDDHNAAVLAILERGALGETYNIGADNDHVSNLQVIELICELMGGEFEHVADRPGHDQRYAMDSAKLRRELDWAPVYTDNQTGMRRGLEQTIEWYTAHRAWWEPLKKAVEAQYAERGQ, encoded by the coding sequence ATGAGCTCTCCCCAAAAACTCCTTGTTACGGGCGGCGCCGGCTTCATCGGCGCCAATTTCGTCCACCTGCTGCGCCGCGAACGGCCCTCATGGGAGATCACCGTCCTAGACAAGCTCACCTACGCGGGCAACCCCGCGAACCTGGAGGGAACGGACGCGCGCCTCGTGGAGGGCGATATTTGCGATTCTGACCTCGTAGACCGGTTGGTGGCCGCGGCGGATGTGGTGGTGCATTTCGCCGCGGAGAGCCACAATGACAATTCGCTGTCCAATCCGCGCCCATTCATAGACACCAATCTGGTGGGCACGTTTACGCTGTTGGAGGCCGCGCGCAAGCACGACAAGCGTTTCCACCACATCTCCACCGACGAAGTCTTCGGCGATCTAGCCCTCGACGATCCCGCACGTTTTACGGAACAAACCCCATACGCGCCGTCCTCGCCGTATTCGGCATCCAAGGCCGGGTCCGACCACCTAGTCCGCGCGTGGATACGCAGCTTTGGCCTGGCCGCCACGATTTCCAATTGCTCCAACAACTACGGCCCCTACCAGCACATCGAGAAATTCATCCCGCGCCAGGTCACCAATATCTTAAGCGGCCTGCCGGCCAAGCTCTACGGCACCGGCGCGCAGGTGCGGGACTGGATCCACGTCGATGACCACAACGCCGCCGTCCTAGCGATTCTCGAGCGCGGGGCCCTGGGTGAGACGTATAACATCGGTGCCGACAATGACCATGTCTCCAACCTCCAGGTAATAGAGCTCATCTGCGAGCTGATGGGCGGCGAATTTGAGCACGTCGCCGACCGCCCGGGCCACGACCAGCGCTACGCGATGGATTCGGCGAAGCTGCGCCGGGAACTGGACTGGGCGCCGGTATACACGGATAATCAGACGGGCATGCGGCGGGGACTGGAGCAGACCATCGAGTGGTACACGGCCCACCGCGCGTGGTGGGAACCGCTCAAGAAGGCGGTCGAAGCGCAGTACGCGGAAAGGGGCCAGTGA
- a CDS encoding YeeE/YedE thiosulfate transporter family protein: MILSGLALGAVLGIVMQRGRFCVTGFLRDIFLLKSWRTFTALLIVISVHAVGLTALSSAGVISPEVSNFAPVAVIVGGFLFGIGIVWAGGCASGTWYRTGEGLVGSWFALIFYALFAAAMKYGFLNRLDESVKSFRVEATTIPETLGVSPWIFTIALSALTAYLTWHYMSKEKRAGLKVANLGKKGLAKPLHVYTAAVLVGLLGVAAWPLSAATGRNSGLGITTPSADIASFLTTGEPERINWGVMLVLGILIGSFIAAKTTGEFRIRIPDATQTVRSIGGGALMGIGAALAGGCTVGNGMVQTSLFSYQGWVSLLFMALGVGFAAKIWLKPSRGSQPASAPDAAPQDQPLNTAASPVIQAAPSLGGTAVATLPQVDLGLKVARKPGLTQLEQGRYHLDSMGAVCPFPLIEAKDALEQLEVGDELTIEFDCTQGTETIPRWAADNGHEVVDFQETGDAGWIISIVKR; the protein is encoded by the coding sequence ATGATACTTAGCGGTCTGGCGCTCGGCGCCGTCCTCGGAATCGTCATGCAGCGCGGGCGGTTTTGCGTCACCGGCTTTTTGCGGGATATCTTCCTGCTCAAAAGCTGGCGCACCTTCACCGCGCTGCTTATCGTCATCTCGGTCCACGCGGTTGGACTAACCGCGCTGAGCAGCGCCGGTGTCATTAGCCCCGAGGTCAGCAATTTTGCGCCGGTCGCGGTGATAGTGGGCGGTTTCCTCTTCGGCATCGGCATCGTGTGGGCCGGCGGCTGCGCGTCCGGCACCTGGTACCGCACCGGCGAGGGCCTGGTAGGTTCCTGGTTCGCGCTGATCTTTTACGCGCTGTTCGCCGCGGCCATGAAGTACGGCTTCCTCAACCGCTTGGATGAGTCCGTCAAATCCTTCAGGGTTGAGGCCACCACCATCCCGGAAACCTTGGGCGTGTCCCCATGGATCTTTACCATCGCGCTTAGCGCTCTGACCGCGTACCTGACCTGGCATTACATGTCCAAGGAAAAGCGCGCCGGGCTCAAGGTGGCAAACCTCGGCAAGAAGGGCCTTGCCAAGCCGCTCCACGTCTACACTGCCGCCGTGCTGGTGGGCCTGCTGGGCGTGGCGGCGTGGCCGTTGTCCGCGGCTACCGGCCGCAACTCCGGCCTGGGAATTACCACCCCGTCCGCTGACATAGCCAGCTTCCTTACCACCGGCGAGCCGGAGCGCATCAACTGGGGCGTCATGTTGGTATTGGGCATCCTGATCGGTTCGTTCATCGCGGCAAAAACGACCGGCGAGTTCCGCATCCGCATTCCTGACGCCACCCAGACCGTCCGCTCCATCGGCGGCGGCGCGCTCATGGGAATCGGCGCGGCGCTGGCCGGCGGCTGCACCGTGGGCAATGGCATGGTCCAAACCTCCCTGTTTAGCTACCAGGGCTGGGTCTCCTTGCTGTTTATGGCGCTGGGCGTGGGTTTCGCGGCCAAGATCTGGCTCAAGCCTTCCCGTGGTTCCCAGCCTGCCTCCGCGCCCGACGCCGCCCCTCAGGACCAGCCGCTTAACACCGCCGCTAGCCCGGTGATCCAGGCCGCCCCGTCCCTCGGCGGAACCGCGGTGGCAACCCTGCCGCAGGTAGACCTGGGGCTAAAAGTCGCGCGCAAGCCTGGCCTGACCCAGCTGGAGCAGGGCAGGTACCACCTGGATTCCATGGGCGCGGTGTGCCCGTTCCCGCTGATTGAGGCCAAGGATGCCCTCGAGCAGCTCGAGGTGGGCGATGAACTCACCATCGAGTTTGACTGCACGCAGGGCACGGAGACCATCCCGCGCTGGGCCGCCGATAACGGCCACGAGGTGGTTGATTTTCAAGAGACCGGCGACGCGGGCTGGATAATCTCCATAGTCAAGCGTTAA
- a CDS encoding M1 family metallopeptidase: protein MFTLCPAALSGSRDPYTGVEFNLGFRVSHYALNLDYKVEPNALAGEAVLRVVTGDEELKKMSLDLAAGMVTRRVTADGKVKVAKFKQSGGKLRISFGAPVPAGQEFALTIRYGGNPKPIRTTWGQIGWEETESGALVASQPNGAPSWFPCDDHPSQKATFDFRIAADSPFTVVCPGTLISKRSTGSTTRWHYAAESPLATYLATVNVGEFTAFDLGRNTTVFAPAELKSQVNEEFARQQDMLDFFEERFGDYPFPDYRVVVTEDALEIPLEAQGLSIFGSNHVKGDHVFERLIAHELSHQWFGNSCGLSVWGDIWLNEGFACYSEWLWLEHSQGVPAHESARSHYKVLERKDQDLYLADPGARDMFDDRVYKRGALFVHSLRRELGDDAFFRAIRSHLAAARHSTTTASDALSAFRSAGNPAAIDALAADWLGQRALPRFPA, encoded by the coding sequence ATGTTCACGCTGTGCCCTGCCGCCCTTTCTGGATCCCGTGACCCGTACACGGGGGTGGAGTTTAACCTGGGCTTTCGGGTCAGCCACTACGCCTTAAACCTGGACTACAAGGTGGAGCCCAATGCGCTGGCTGGCGAAGCGGTACTGCGGGTTGTGACGGGCGACGAGGAGCTTAAGAAAATGAGCCTGGACCTCGCCGCGGGCATGGTGACGCGCCGCGTCACGGCGGACGGCAAGGTAAAGGTTGCTAAGTTCAAGCAGTCCGGCGGCAAGCTGCGTATAAGCTTCGGCGCGCCGGTTCCCGCCGGGCAGGAATTCGCGTTGACCATTCGTTACGGCGGCAACCCCAAGCCCATTCGGACCACGTGGGGCCAGATTGGTTGGGAGGAAACGGAGTCCGGCGCGCTGGTTGCCTCGCAGCCCAATGGCGCGCCGAGCTGGTTCCCGTGTGATGACCACCCCAGCCAGAAGGCCACCTTCGATTTCAGGATTGCGGCCGATTCGCCGTTTACGGTGGTGTGCCCGGGCACGCTGATATCGAAGCGCTCCACCGGTTCCACCACCCGCTGGCATTACGCGGCCGAGTCCCCCCTGGCCACCTATCTCGCCACCGTCAACGTGGGCGAGTTCACGGCCTTCGATTTAGGCCGCAACACCACGGTGTTCGCCCCGGCGGAGCTCAAGTCCCAGGTCAATGAGGAGTTTGCCCGGCAGCAGGACATGCTGGACTTCTTTGAGGAACGCTTCGGGGACTATCCCTTCCCGGATTACCGCGTTGTGGTCACCGAGGACGCCTTGGAAATTCCGCTTGAGGCCCAGGGCCTGTCCATCTTTGGTTCCAATCACGTCAAAGGAGACCACGTCTTTGAGCGGCTCATCGCCCACGAGCTTTCCCACCAATGGTTTGGTAACTCCTGCGGGCTGAGCGTGTGGGGAGACATTTGGCTCAACGAGGGATTTGCCTGCTATTCGGAGTGGCTGTGGCTTGAGCATTCCCAGGGCGTGCCCGCTCATGAGTCCGCGCGTTCCCACTACAAGGTGCTAGAGCGCAAGGACCAGGACCTCTACCTGGCGGATCCCGGCGCCAGGGATATGTTCGATGATCGGGTGTACAAACGCGGCGCGCTCTTCGTTCATTCGCTGCGGCGCGAGCTGGGCGACGATGCGTTCTTCCGCGCCATCCGCAGCCATCTTGCCGCGGCGCGCCACTCAACCACCACCGCGTCCGACGCCCTCTCCGCCTTCCGCAGCGCCGGCAACCCCGCCGCTATCGACGCGCTCGCAGCGGACTGGCTAGGCCAGCGCGCGCTGCCGCGCTTCCCGGCGTAA